One genomic region from Amycolatopsis sp. FBCC-B4732 encodes:
- a CDS encoding siderophore-interacting protein, translating to MLSLEVLANTAPSPSFRTITLGGADLADLEPAGDDQAVRLFFPRVGQERLRMPTLDNEGWMAEVLLMPKSRRPWVRNYTIRRSRDGEIDIEFALHDGDAPAASWARRARAGDRAGVFDLGVGYLPPVGVPWQLLVGDESALPAVLAILENAPSDLVAEVFLEVPSAGDVRVVEVPVGVRVHWLPRARADARPGELALAALVAADLPSGPAYAWVAGEAALATGARRHLVRDRGWGKADIAFLGYWRYGRAAPG from the coding sequence ATGCTCTCGCTCGAAGTGTTGGCGAACACCGCGCCGAGTCCGTCGTTCCGGACCATCACCCTGGGCGGGGCGGACCTCGCGGACCTCGAGCCGGCGGGCGATGATCAGGCTGTGCGGCTGTTCTTTCCCCGGGTGGGCCAGGAGCGGCTGCGGATGCCCACGTTGGACAACGAGGGCTGGATGGCCGAGGTGCTCCTGATGCCGAAGAGCCGTCGGCCCTGGGTGCGGAACTACACGATTCGGCGCTCTCGGGATGGGGAGATCGACATCGAGTTCGCCCTGCACGACGGGGATGCTCCGGCGGCTTCCTGGGCTCGGCGGGCGCGGGCGGGTGATCGGGCCGGGGTGTTCGACCTCGGGGTCGGTTATCTGCCGCCGGTGGGGGTGCCTTGGCAGTTGCTGGTCGGGGACGAGAGCGCTTTGCCCGCGGTTCTGGCGATCCTCGAGAACGCTCCTTCCGATCTGGTGGCGGAGGTGTTCTTGGAAGTGCCTTCGGCGGGCGATGTCCGGGTCGTTGAGGTGCCGGTGGGGGTGCGGGTGCACTGGCTGCCTCGTGCTCGGGCGGATGCGCGGCCGGGTGAGCTGGCTTTGGCGGCGTTGGTCGCCGCGGATCTTCCGTCCGGACCGGCTTACGCGTGGGTTGCCGGGGAGGCCGCGCTGGCTACCGGGGCGCGGCGGCACCTGGTGCGGGATCGTGGGTGGGGGAAGGCGGATATCGCGTTCTTGGGCTACTGGCGCTACGGGCGGGCGGCTCCGGGATGA
- a CDS encoding PDR/VanB family oxidoreductase produces MQKTILDRVEHVADDVVSLVLRGDEGPLAPWEPGAHIDLALPNWLTRQYSLCGDPGDLSAYRIAVRHDPLSRGGSEYVHLYLRPGRTLEVSLPRNHFPLVPASDYLFLAGGIGITPIVPMVRAAGGRATLVYVGRSASTMPFAAELRAEFGDRVRLFSQGRPDLAALAAEFSSAEVYCCGPASMVDAAEALFPRVHTERFQPTRRVFGPDTPFDVVCARSGDTIRVPADESLLDALSYARRAVPSGCREGVCGSCELSVLEGEPEHRDDIGAPAGRMYACVSRSLSPRLVLDV; encoded by the coding sequence ATGCAGAAGACGATCCTCGACCGCGTCGAGCACGTCGCCGACGACGTCGTTTCCCTGGTCCTGCGGGGCGATGAGGGGCCGCTGGCGCCGTGGGAGCCGGGTGCGCACATCGACCTCGCGCTGCCGAACTGGCTGACCCGGCAGTACTCGCTGTGCGGCGACCCGGGTGATCTTTCCGCCTACCGGATCGCGGTGCGGCACGATCCGCTCAGCCGGGGCGGGTCCGAATACGTGCACCTTTACCTGCGCCCGGGCCGGACGCTCGAGGTTTCCTTGCCTCGCAATCACTTCCCGCTCGTTCCTGCGTCCGATTACCTGTTCCTGGCGGGCGGGATCGGGATCACGCCGATCGTGCCGATGGTGCGGGCCGCCGGTGGTCGGGCGACGCTCGTGTACGTCGGTCGTTCCGCTTCGACCATGCCGTTCGCGGCGGAACTCCGTGCCGAGTTCGGTGATCGCGTGCGGTTGTTCTCCCAGGGCCGACCGGATCTCGCGGCGCTGGCGGCGGAATTCTCTTCCGCCGAGGTCTACTGCTGCGGGCCGGCGTCCATGGTGGACGCGGCCGAAGCGCTGTTCCCTCGTGTGCACACCGAACGCTTCCAGCCGACTCGGCGGGTGTTCGGGCCGGACACGCCGTTCGACGTCGTGTGCGCTCGCTCCGGTGACACCATTCGGGTCCCGGCCGATGAATCCCTGCTCGACGCGTTGAGCTACGCCAGGCGGGCGGTGCCTTCGGGGTGTCGCGAAGGCGTTTGCGGTAGTTGTGAGCTTTCGGTGCTGGAGGGCGAGCCGGAGCATCGGGACGACATCGGGGCGCCCGCCGGCCGGATGTACGCCTGCGTGTCGCGTTCGCTGTCCCCTCGGCTCGTGCTGGACGTCTGA
- a CDS encoding 5-dehydro-4-deoxyglucarate dehydratase, giving the protein MAQTEIALDGLLAFPLTPFTEDLEVNLDALAENVESHIAAGAGALFVACGTGEFSSLSPAEHAAVLAKTREVAAGRVPVWVGAGGGAASARAGIALAEAGGADGVLLLPPYLVTGPPSGLVDFVRYAVGDSSVPVIVYHRGTGVYTAQTAAALLDIPSVVGLKDGYGDVEVMTRIVTTIRALDTERSRKFLFFNGLPTAEVSAKAYASIGVARYSSAVHCFAPEIAHRFHRALGEGDTAVMDALLTGFYLPLVALRDETPGFAVSLVKAAARLRGDKVGPVRPPLVEPTPEQVHRLEKIVEDGFVTLKALG; this is encoded by the coding sequence ATGGCACAGACCGAGATCGCGCTGGACGGCCTGCTGGCCTTCCCCCTCACCCCGTTCACCGAGGACCTCGAGGTCAACCTCGACGCGCTCGCGGAGAACGTGGAGAGCCACATCGCGGCGGGCGCCGGCGCCCTGTTCGTCGCGTGCGGCACGGGTGAATTCAGCTCCCTGTCGCCGGCCGAGCACGCCGCTGTGCTCGCGAAGACCCGTGAGGTCGCCGCGGGCCGCGTTCCGGTCTGGGTGGGTGCGGGCGGGGGTGCCGCCTCGGCGCGGGCGGGCATCGCCCTCGCCGAGGCCGGGGGTGCCGACGGCGTCCTGCTGCTGCCGCCGTACCTGGTCACCGGGCCGCCGTCGGGCCTGGTCGACTTCGTCCGCTACGCCGTGGGCGACTCATCGGTGCCGGTGATCGTCTACCACCGCGGCACCGGCGTGTACACCGCGCAGACCGCGGCGGCGCTGCTCGACATCCCCTCGGTCGTGGGCCTCAAGGACGGCTACGGCGACGTCGAGGTGATGACCCGGATCGTCACCACCATCCGCGCGCTGGACACCGAACGGTCGCGGAAGTTCCTGTTCTTCAACGGCTTGCCGACCGCGGAGGTCTCGGCCAAGGCGTACGCCTCGATCGGCGTCGCCCGGTACTCCTCGGCGGTGCACTGCTTCGCGCCGGAGATCGCGCACCGCTTCCACCGCGCACTCGGCGAGGGCGACACCGCCGTGATGGACGCGCTGCTGACCGGGTTCTACCTGCCGCTGGTGGCGCTGCGGGACGAGACGCCCGGCTTCGCCGTCTCGCTGGTGAAGGCCGCCGCCCGGCTGCGCGGCGACAAGGTCGGGCCGGTCCGGCCGCCGCTGGTCGAGCCGACGCCGGAGCAGGTCCACCGGCTCGAGAAGATCGTGGAGGACGGCTTCGTCACGCTGAAGGCGCTGGGCTGA
- a CDS encoding NAD(P)-dependent oxidoreductase produces the protein MTDQRVLITGSAGVVGTLMRPRLKRDGRVLRLLDLAPQTASDASEEVVTASVTDPAAMASACEGVDALIHLGGHSRENSWEATLDVNINGTQTVLEAARAAGIPRVILASSNHAVGFRRNDSDLPADSSPRPDTYYGVSKAAIEALGSLYHSRFGMDVIVIRIGSCFETPLPLGPRGLTTWLSPDDGARLFEACLSAPSPGYRLIWGVSDNTRRIYSLAEAEALGYKSLDDAEVYAEQLASKPAPTGPAAEYVGGPFCTAPLGVFNPL, from the coding sequence ATGACGGACCAGCGTGTGCTCATCACCGGGTCGGCGGGTGTCGTCGGCACCCTGATGCGGCCCCGCTTGAAGCGCGACGGCCGGGTGCTGCGCCTGCTCGACCTGGCCCCGCAGACGGCGTCGGACGCCTCCGAAGAGGTCGTGACGGCGTCGGTCACCGACCCGGCAGCGATGGCGTCGGCGTGCGAGGGCGTCGACGCGCTGATCCACCTCGGCGGCCACAGCCGCGAGAACTCGTGGGAAGCGACCCTCGACGTCAACATCAACGGGACGCAGACGGTCCTGGAGGCCGCGCGGGCGGCCGGGATCCCCCGGGTGATCCTGGCGTCGAGCAACCACGCGGTCGGCTTCCGCCGCAACGACTCCGACCTCCCCGCGGACTCGTCCCCGCGCCCGGACACGTACTACGGCGTCTCCAAGGCGGCGATCGAGGCGCTGGGCAGCCTGTACCACTCGCGGTTCGGCATGGACGTGATCGTGATCCGGATCGGCTCGTGCTTCGAGACGCCGTTGCCGCTGGGCCCGCGCGGCCTGACGACGTGGCTCTCGCCGGACGACGGCGCCCGGCTGTTCGAGGCCTGCCTGTCGGCGCCGTCGCCGGGGTACCGGCTGATCTGGGGCGTCTCGGACAACACGCGCCGGATCTACTCGCTGGCCGAGGCGGAGGCGCTGGGCTACAAGTCCCTCGACGACGCGGAGGTGTACGCGGAGCAGCTGGCGTCCAAGCCCGCGCCGACCGGCCCCGCGGCCGAGTACGTCGGCGGCCCGTTCTGCACCGCTCCCCTGGGCGTCTTCAACCCGCTCTGA
- a CDS encoding helix-turn-helix domain-containing protein has translation MPVGGLFLQPSHAELSVELGGELDTVHVYLADDAVQEAAGGSAPVRLAEELGSTDPLLEQLVLSLDGVVRDWEPSARTYADQLGALVAAQLVRRHGAGRAPEPVGTGLSDRQFATVRDFMADRLASPVPLTELAALAGLSVSQFSRRFKARTGLPPHRFLLRLRVEQAGLLLRTGDAPIAEIAVRCGFSHQEHLTRVLRAQLGTTPAALRRAG, from the coding sequence ATGCCCGTCGGTGGGCTCTTCCTGCAGCCGTCGCACGCGGAACTGTCCGTCGAACTGGGCGGTGAGCTCGACACCGTGCACGTCTACCTGGCCGATGACGCCGTTCAGGAAGCTGCCGGGGGTTCCGCTCCGGTCCGGCTCGCCGAGGAGCTCGGGAGTACCGATCCGCTGCTCGAACAGCTGGTGCTGAGCCTCGATGGCGTCGTCCGGGACTGGGAGCCGTCCGCTCGGACGTACGCCGACCAGCTGGGTGCGCTCGTCGCGGCGCAGCTGGTTCGCCGGCACGGTGCCGGGCGCGCGCCCGAGCCGGTCGGTACCGGTCTCTCGGACCGCCAGTTCGCCACGGTTCGCGACTTCATGGCGGACCGGCTGGCTTCGCCGGTCCCGTTGACCGAGCTGGCGGCGCTCGCGGGGCTGAGCGTCAGCCAGTTCTCGCGGCGCTTCAAAGCTCGCACGGGCCTGCCCCCGCACCGCTTCCTGCTGCGGCTGCGGGTGGAGCAGGCGGGGTTGCTGCTGCGCACGGGCGACGCGCCGATCGCGGAGATCGCCGTCCGCTGCGGGTTTTCGCACCAGGAGCACCTGACCCGGGTGCTGCGTGCCCAGCTGGGCACGACGCCGGCGGCCCTGCGCCGGGCGGGCTGA
- a CDS encoding glucarate dehydratase family protein, whose translation MKILDVVLTPVAFADPPLLNVMGVHEPFALRSVVQVKCEDGIVGLGESYGDSAFLGEVRKVLPQLRGHDVFDLPGLQRLVARALSDTVLTDAHGLIGGFSIRKTVASVYSLFEVACLDAQGQYLGRPITDLLGGKARDAVEFSAYLFYKYGKHVDGREDTWGEITTPETLVGSAKRMIDEYGFRSIKLKGGVFEPAQEVDGIRALAEAFPGHPLRIDPNGAWTPETGIRVAAELDGVLEYLEDPTPGIEGMARVAAAASMPLATNMCVVNFGDIDPGFRARAIGVLLSDHHFWGGLRATQSLSTTCESFGVGLSMHSNSHLGISLAAMVQVAAATPHLTYACDTHWPWKVEDVIEPGVLEFREGAVAVPTTPGLGVKLDEDALARLHENYVRCGLTKRDDVTYMREYVDGFEPNTARW comes from the coding sequence ATGAAGATCCTCGATGTGGTGCTGACGCCGGTCGCGTTCGCCGACCCGCCGCTGCTCAACGTGATGGGCGTGCACGAGCCGTTCGCGCTGCGCAGCGTCGTGCAGGTGAAGTGCGAGGACGGGATCGTCGGGCTCGGCGAGTCCTACGGCGATTCCGCGTTCCTCGGCGAGGTGCGCAAGGTGCTGCCGCAGCTGCGCGGCCACGACGTCTTCGACCTGCCCGGCCTGCAGCGGCTGGTCGCGCGGGCGTTGTCGGACACGGTGCTGACCGACGCGCACGGGCTGATCGGCGGGTTCTCCATCCGCAAGACCGTGGCGAGCGTGTATTCGCTGTTCGAGGTCGCGTGCCTGGACGCGCAGGGCCAGTACCTCGGCCGGCCGATCACCGACCTGCTCGGTGGCAAGGCGCGCGACGCCGTCGAGTTCTCCGCGTACCTGTTCTACAAGTACGGCAAGCACGTCGACGGCCGCGAGGACACCTGGGGCGAGATCACCACGCCGGAAACCCTGGTGGGCTCGGCGAAGCGGATGATCGACGAGTACGGCTTCCGCTCGATCAAGCTCAAGGGCGGGGTTTTCGAGCCGGCGCAGGAGGTCGACGGGATCCGCGCGCTGGCCGAGGCGTTCCCCGGGCACCCACTGCGGATCGACCCGAACGGCGCGTGGACTCCTGAGACCGGCATCCGGGTCGCCGCCGAACTGGACGGCGTCCTGGAGTACCTCGAAGACCCGACGCCGGGCATCGAGGGCATGGCGCGGGTGGCCGCCGCGGCGTCGATGCCGCTGGCCACCAACATGTGCGTGGTCAACTTCGGCGACATCGACCCGGGCTTCCGGGCGCGCGCGATCGGCGTCCTGCTGTCGGACCACCACTTCTGGGGCGGCCTGCGCGCGACGCAGTCGCTCTCGACGACGTGCGAGAGCTTCGGCGTCGGCCTGTCGATGCACTCCAACAGCCACCTCGGGATCAGTCTCGCCGCGATGGTCCAGGTCGCCGCGGCGACCCCGCACCTGACCTACGCCTGCGACACGCACTGGCCGTGGAAGGTCGAGGACGTCATCGAACCGGGCGTGCTGGAGTTCCGCGAAGGTGCCGTGGCGGTGCCGACGACGCCGGGGCTCGGCGTCAAGCTGGACGAGGACGCCCTGGCCCGCCTGCACGAGAACTACGTCCGATGTGGACTGACCAAACGGGACGACGTGACCTACATGCGCGAGTACGTCGACGGGTTCGAGCCCAACACGGCGAGGTGGTGA
- a CDS encoding MSMEG_1061 family FMN-dependent PPOX-type flavoprotein, producing MTSTNTLSHVSMAEVRSRLGEPDAMIEAKIAGRVDRHARRFIAHSPFLTLATADAAGRADCSPRGDYPGFVKVLDERTLALPDRTGNKIADSFRNIAENDGVGLLFFVPGMRETLRVNGSAYVTDDPDVLARMRTEAKEPMLAIVVRVEQVYFHCGRALIRSRLWDPAGQALAAELPSVGEIAAEQMNADPELFEQMLEEGYRKLY from the coding sequence ATGACCAGCACAAATACGCTGAGCCACGTCTCGATGGCCGAGGTGCGGTCCCGGCTGGGCGAGCCCGACGCGATGATCGAAGCCAAGATCGCCGGCCGCGTCGACCGGCACGCCCGCCGCTTCATCGCCCACTCGCCGTTCCTGACGCTGGCCACCGCCGACGCCGCCGGCCGAGCCGACTGCTCGCCCCGCGGCGACTACCCCGGGTTCGTCAAGGTCCTCGACGAACGCACCCTCGCGCTGCCCGACCGCACCGGCAACAAGATCGCCGACTCCTTCCGCAACATCGCCGAGAACGACGGCGTCGGCCTGCTGTTCTTCGTCCCCGGCATGCGGGAAACGTTGCGCGTCAACGGAAGCGCGTACGTCACCGACGACCCCGACGTCCTCGCCCGGATGCGCACCGAGGCGAAGGAACCGATGCTGGCCATCGTCGTCCGGGTCGAGCAGGTGTACTTCCACTGCGGGCGCGCGCTGATCCGGTCCCGGCTCTGGGACCCGGCCGGCCAGGCGCTCGCCGCGGAACTGCCGTCGGTGGGCGAGATCGCCGCCGAGCAGATGAACGCCGACCCCGAGCTCTTCGAGCAGATGCTCGAAGAGGGCTACCGGAAGCTGTACTGA
- a CDS encoding aldehyde dehydrogenase (NADP(+)), whose amino-acid sequence MSQATDAATLEKILAGAAAAARPAAAATPAERSRWLVAAADALDAAADELVPLAHAETHLPATPRLAGELKRTTFQLRLFGEVLTDGEFLGAAVDHADPDWPMGPRPDIRRVKTAVGPVLVFAASNFPFAFSVAGGDTAAALAAGCPVVLKAHPGHPELSALTGRIVREALVGAGAPEGIFDVIFGQDEGVTALKDPRIEAASFTGSIPGGRALFDIANARPRPIPFYGELGSVNPVVVTEAAIAARGEAVAKGYAGSFTLGAGQFCTKPGLLFLPEDHGLTETLRSALEGAAAQPMLNDRIAAGYEAKLAALREVPGVDVVSSAASESPSFTPTLLATTGKQFLEGGPAVHEECFGPASLIVTYADQAELLSLLDVVEPGLTATIHGEESDADWLRPVLPPLARIAGRLLWNDWPTGVTVSWAQQHGGPYPATTAPTTTSVGTAAIDRFLRPIAWQGFPDALLPEPLQEANPWHLPRRTDGTR is encoded by the coding sequence ATGAGCCAGGCCACCGACGCCGCCACGCTCGAGAAGATCCTCGCGGGAGCCGCCGCGGCCGCCCGTCCCGCCGCCGCGGCCACCCCGGCCGAACGGTCCCGCTGGCTGGTCGCGGCCGCCGACGCGCTCGACGCCGCCGCGGACGAGCTCGTCCCGCTCGCCCACGCCGAAACCCACCTCCCGGCGACCCCGCGGCTGGCCGGCGAGCTGAAGCGCACGACGTTCCAGCTGCGCCTGTTCGGCGAGGTCCTCACCGACGGCGAGTTCCTCGGCGCGGCCGTCGACCACGCCGACCCGGACTGGCCGATGGGCCCGCGGCCGGACATCCGCCGCGTGAAGACCGCCGTCGGCCCGGTGCTGGTGTTCGCGGCCAGCAACTTCCCGTTCGCGTTCAGCGTCGCCGGCGGCGACACGGCGGCCGCGCTGGCCGCGGGCTGCCCGGTGGTGCTGAAGGCGCACCCGGGGCACCCGGAGCTGTCCGCGCTGACCGGCCGGATCGTGCGCGAAGCCCTGGTCGGCGCCGGCGCGCCCGAGGGCATCTTCGATGTCATCTTCGGCCAGGACGAAGGTGTCACGGCGCTGAAGGACCCGCGCATCGAAGCGGCGTCGTTCACCGGCTCCATCCCCGGCGGGCGCGCGCTGTTCGACATCGCGAACGCGCGGCCGCGGCCGATCCCGTTCTACGGCGAGCTCGGCAGCGTCAACCCGGTCGTGGTGACCGAGGCCGCGATCGCCGCGCGCGGGGAAGCCGTCGCCAAGGGCTACGCCGGGTCGTTCACGCTCGGCGCCGGGCAGTTCTGCACGAAGCCGGGCCTGCTGTTCCTGCCCGAGGACCACGGCCTGACCGAGACGCTGCGTTCGGCGCTCGAGGGTGCCGCGGCCCAGCCGATGCTCAACGACCGCATCGCGGCCGGGTACGAGGCGAAGCTCGCGGCCCTGCGCGAGGTGCCGGGCGTCGACGTCGTGTCTTCGGCGGCTTCGGAGTCGCCGTCGTTCACGCCGACGCTGCTGGCCACGACCGGCAAGCAGTTCCTCGAGGGCGGCCCCGCCGTGCACGAAGAGTGCTTCGGCCCGGCGTCGCTGATCGTCACCTACGCCGACCAGGCCGAGCTGCTGAGCCTGCTCGACGTCGTCGAACCGGGGCTCACGGCCACGATCCACGGCGAGGAGTCCGACGCGGACTGGCTCCGGCCCGTGCTGCCCCCGCTGGCCCGCATCGCCGGCCGGCTGCTGTGGAACGACTGGCCCACCGGCGTCACGGTGAGCTGGGCCCAGCAGCACGGCGGCCCGTACCCGGCCACGACCGCCCCGACGACGACCTCGGTCGGCACCGCGGCGATCGACCGGTTCCTGCGCCCGATCGCCTGGCAGGGCTTCCCGGACGCGCTGCTGCCCGAACCCCTGCAGGAGGCCAACCCCTGGCACCTGCCCCGCCGCACCGACGGCACCCGCTGA
- a CDS encoding IclR family transcriptional regulator: MPQKVDNPVAADGAPAESSGVKSARRAVDLIETFAANDVWLSLSDLHARTGFPRSSLHGLLRTLLEAGWLEADTNTARYRLGVRALICGTAYLDRDAVVPFATEALERIREKTGFTAHFARRNGTEVVYLETRESQRSTHLVSRVGRTLPTHATALGKALLAELTQEEIESLMPATLTPLTPNTITTLEGLHAECAATRERGYAAEVEEGTLGVRCVAAVIPYRIPGTDAISCSMPISQVSDADARRVGELLAETTAELGQQLRRAGIR, encoded by the coding sequence ATGCCGCAGAAGGTGGACAACCCGGTAGCGGCCGACGGCGCTCCCGCCGAGTCGTCGGGGGTGAAGTCCGCGCGCCGGGCCGTCGACCTCATCGAGACGTTCGCGGCGAACGACGTCTGGCTGTCGCTGTCCGACCTGCACGCGCGCACGGGCTTTCCGCGCTCGTCGCTGCACGGCCTGCTGCGGACGCTGCTGGAAGCGGGCTGGCTGGAGGCCGACACCAACACCGCCCGCTACCGCCTCGGCGTCCGCGCGCTGATCTGCGGCACGGCGTACCTGGACCGCGACGCCGTCGTCCCGTTCGCGACCGAGGCGCTCGAGCGCATCCGGGAGAAGACCGGTTTCACCGCGCACTTCGCGCGGCGCAACGGCACCGAGGTCGTCTACCTGGAGACGCGCGAGTCGCAGCGCTCCACGCACCTCGTCTCCCGCGTCGGGCGCACGCTGCCCACGCACGCGACCGCGCTGGGCAAGGCACTGCTGGCCGAGCTGACGCAGGAGGAGATCGAGTCGCTGATGCCGGCGACGTTGACGCCGCTGACGCCGAACACGATCACCACGCTCGAGGGCCTGCACGCCGAGTGCGCCGCGACGCGCGAGCGCGGGTACGCGGCCGAGGTCGAGGAGGGCACGCTGGGCGTCCGCTGCGTCGCCGCGGTGATCCCCTACCGGATCCCGGGCACGGACGCGATCAGCTGCTCGATGCCGATCTCCCAGGTGAGCGACGCCGACGCCCGTCGCGTCGGCGAGCTGCTCGCCGAAACCACCGCCGAGCTCGGGCAGCAGCTGCGCCGGGCCGGGATTCGCTGA
- a CDS encoding TetR/AcrR family transcriptional regulator: MSPGERRIQPRKQPRQVRAELTRERILTAAARVFAEHGYAAGTTNRIAERAGISIGSLYQYFPNKDSILAELLVRHLDDGTAATERIQRGELPGPIEEIFRVFVRGAIETHLDDPQLLRLLMEQAPRSKELLDKVERLKQGLVGYVQELFDHHPEVRVTDTETAARLCVTTTELVVHQLIADHEPVDLRKLENELVAMLTRYVRG, encoded by the coding sequence GTGAGCCCGGGCGAGCGCCGCATCCAGCCACGTAAACAGCCCCGCCAGGTGCGTGCCGAGCTGACCAGGGAGCGGATCCTCACCGCGGCTGCTCGCGTTTTCGCCGAGCACGGCTACGCCGCGGGCACCACCAACCGCATCGCCGAGCGGGCCGGGATCTCCATCGGCTCGCTGTACCAGTACTTCCCGAACAAGGACTCGATCCTGGCCGAGCTGCTGGTCCGCCACCTCGACGACGGCACCGCCGCCACCGAACGGATCCAGCGCGGGGAACTGCCCGGCCCGATCGAGGAGATCTTCCGCGTCTTCGTGCGCGGCGCGATCGAGACCCACCTCGACGACCCGCAGCTGCTGCGGCTGCTCATGGAACAGGCACCGCGGTCGAAGGAGCTCCTCGACAAGGTCGAGCGGCTGAAGCAGGGCCTGGTCGGCTACGTCCAGGAGCTGTTCGACCACCACCCCGAGGTCCGGGTGACCGACACCGAGACGGCGGCCCGGCTCTGCGTCACCACGACCGAACTCGTGGTCCACCAGCTCATCGCCGACCACGAACCGGTGGACCTCCGGAAGCTGGAGAACGAGCTGGTCGCGATGCTGACGCGGTACGTCAGGGGGTGA
- a CDS encoding sodium:solute symporter family protein codes for MHALDWTMVCAYFALMIVIGWWSHKRVSDVKDFFTAGGKMPWWLAGISHHMSGYSAVLFVAYAGVAYTSGVTVYFWGFASIGIGVGIGSWLFAARWNRLRSKLGVASPLEYLAKRYNVPTQQALAWSGSLLKIFDIAAKWFAVATLLHVFAGLDYNLGILITGAVTLVYCTIGGLWADALTDFGQFVIQAIAAIVMIVVVLGKLGGISALWTMWDKLPENHVNPVTSKYTTIFLLVYVLVKTLEYNGGMWNLAQRYMAAPNTQEAKRGARLSSALYLLWPLVLMFPMFAAPLLIPGIKDPTQSYAIMTTTFLPPGLIGLVLAGIFSHTMAMVSSDANAISAVITRDMIPAMFRRTRQWTDTQGLKAARITTVIFVALTMLVATQAQNLGGVLQIVVNWVAALMGPISIPLLLGMLPWFRKCGPRAALVSWAGGLIDYALCYYVFNANQTVLIATPILVSLALYVGLGLLAPERSAVADEIVDTVNVDDDVDRTKEGTTVPA; via the coding sequence GTGCACGCACTCGACTGGACGATGGTCTGCGCGTACTTCGCGCTGATGATCGTGATCGGCTGGTGGTCGCACAAACGGGTCAGCGACGTGAAGGACTTCTTCACGGCCGGCGGCAAGATGCCCTGGTGGCTGGCCGGGATCTCGCACCACATGTCCGGCTACAGCGCCGTGCTCTTCGTCGCGTACGCGGGCGTCGCGTACACCAGCGGCGTCACCGTGTACTTCTGGGGCTTCGCCAGCATCGGCATCGGCGTGGGCATCGGCAGCTGGCTGTTCGCCGCCCGCTGGAACCGGTTGCGCTCGAAGCTCGGCGTCGCCTCGCCGCTGGAGTACCTGGCCAAGCGGTACAACGTGCCGACGCAGCAGGCGCTGGCCTGGAGCGGCAGCCTGCTGAAGATCTTCGACATCGCCGCCAAGTGGTTCGCCGTCGCGACGCTGCTGCACGTCTTCGCCGGGCTGGACTACAACCTCGGCATCCTCATCACCGGCGCGGTCACCCTCGTCTACTGCACCATCGGCGGGCTCTGGGCCGACGCGCTCACCGACTTCGGCCAGTTCGTCATCCAGGCCATCGCGGCGATCGTGATGATCGTCGTCGTGCTCGGCAAGCTCGGCGGCATCTCCGCGCTCTGGACGATGTGGGACAAGCTGCCCGAAAACCACGTCAACCCCGTGACGTCCAAGTACACCACCATCTTCCTGCTCGTCTACGTGCTGGTGAAGACGCTGGAGTACAACGGAGGCATGTGGAACCTGGCGCAGCGGTACATGGCCGCGCCGAACACCCAGGAAGCCAAGCGCGGCGCGCGCCTTTCGTCCGCGCTGTACCTGTTGTGGCCGCTGGTGCTGATGTTCCCGATGTTCGCGGCGCCGCTGCTGATCCCCGGCATCAAGGACCCGACGCAGTCCTACGCGATCATGACCACGACGTTCCTGCCGCCGGGCCTGATCGGCCTGGTGCTGGCCGGCATCTTCTCCCACACCATGGCGATGGTCTCCTCCGACGCCAACGCGATCTCCGCGGTGATCACCCGGGACATGATCCCGGCGATGTTCCGCCGCACCCGGCAGTGGACGGACACCCAGGGCCTGAAGGCCGCCCGGATCACCACGGTGATCTTCGTCGCGCTGACCATGCTGGTGGCCACCCAGGCGCAGAACCTCGGCGGCGTGCTGCAGATCGTCGTCAACTGGGTCGCCGCGCTGATGGGCCCGATCTCGATCCCGCTGCTGCTGGGCATGCTGCCGTGGTTCCGCAAGTGCGGCCCGCGCGCGGCGCTGGTGTCCTGGGCGGGCGGCCTGATCGACTACGCGCTCTGCTACTACGTCTTCAACGCGAACCAGACGGTGCTGATCGCCACGCCGATCCTGGTTTCGCTGGCCCTGTACGTCGGTCTCGGACTGCTCGCGCCCGAGCGCAGCGCGGTCGCCGATGAGATCGTCGACACCGTGAACGTCGACGACGACGTCGATCGCACCAAGGAAGGCACGACCGTGCCCGCTTGA